In the genome of Chryseobacterium phocaeense, the window CCATTTTTGACAGTTCAAACTTCAGAGGTTCATCAGACAGTTTCACCAAAGCGCAGGTTCCTACGGGCTCATTATTTAAAAGGGCAAAGACAATGTGTCCTCCTTTATGGATAATATGTTCTTCCGGGTGGTCCAGCAGTTTATAATCACCTTCCTCCATCCTGAAAAAAGTTTTGATCCATTCCTCATTTAATGCTTTGAAAGCTTCTTTATACTGGGGATCATAGTTTATAATTTGTACTTCAT includes:
- a CDS encoding GNAT family N-acetyltransferase, with product MNEMNNEVQIINYDPQYKEAFKALNEEWIKTFFRMEEGDYKLLDHPEEHIIHKGGHIVFALLNNEPVGTCALVKLSDEPLKFELSKMAVSPKAQGKKIGYLVGQALVDKARELEAESIFLEANSVLVPAIKLYEKLGFKHMPVSDSAYARCDTQMLLELNG